Part of the Betta splendens chromosome 17, fBetSpl5.4, whole genome shotgun sequence genome, AAAGTGATTTATATATTGACCTTCAGCTCTGGTACCCTACAGTTATTTAAAATCAGTGTATCCTTTCTGCTGTTCAGGACTACACACTAAGTAATTGTTATTGTAAGTTGTGTCACACAGTATAATTCATGGTTTACATTATGGTTTATTTTATCTAGCCACAGGGGTTGCAAGGCAGTGACTTTTGTGTCAGTCCCAAACCCAGATCAATAGAGAGGGTTCCCAAGGAGAGAGACAtctcagggaaaaggacagtatcaaaaatctgtattttagtttccaatgttgatgacacagtgagccttccgatctctaaatggaaAGTTGATCTGGACATTGCCACTAATCATGTTTTGGAAAAATACATCTTCTAATTTATTACTaatgacaaaaatacaaattatgAAGGATGTTCCAGATGTGTCTCACAAACTTGAATATGTGCCCTTATTGtgcagataacacagcagataaatTCCTACATGCATCCttattatgtataataattcacatgtgtatatatatatgatataacactattattagtattaatattgaTTTTACAGGtaaacacatatttaggatAGACTAAACAGAACCAAACATAACCCATTAATCatgaagagtatatatatttcttatatacttcTTATGTAAAAGGGAAACTATTcatcacaatacggcattcagcctaatacatgctgctagtttaactgctggacagggcgaaaaagtgaacaaataaataaaatagagagGGTTGCATCAGGATGGCATCCAGTGTAAAACCtgccaaaaacaaaaatgtctgCAGGAAAGAGAAAAACTATGATAAGGAGATCACAAAAGCTAATAGGAAAACCTGACAAAATGGAACATTCACCAACAAGACTGACAGACTGAACATCAAGACATGTCAACTCACAACCCAACACAAAAGATACAAAATGTTGGTAGAGGTCTGTGGTTAGTAGGATCACAGGCTCACACTCACTTTAAAGCAGGCTCTTTATTGAAATGTGACATGCCTTGAAATTGCATGATATGGGCGTATGGTTACAATGAAAATCATACTGCAGGGAAAAAACATTCCATAGGAAGTAAAACACTTAATTGGTTTGTACAAGCATAGGTGAAAAGCATCATAAACTGTTCAACCCTAAGACTGCTGACCTTTTTCTGGCCTTTTGGTTTACCCAGCAAAAGTCAGCGGCCCCAACCACTTTTTGTTtctatgtctgtgtgcagggtgcAGCTTCAACAAGTATAACATGTTCCTGTTTCCGACAGGATTAAAACATTGAACACATGTATCCTTCATAATAAGTAAAAAACAAGAAATTAGCCTTGTGAGCGACGCAACAACATAATAGGAAAATCATAAATCAGATGAGTTCTTACATGTgacctcactgtgatgctgctgctccatcagaccacacgtacaggatggttGATGCcaccagagtcatagaaggtcatcaggagtggcccctcactccaaaagaccgcagtctcctcagcaggtagagtctgctctgacccttcctgtacaatgcatctgtgttatgagaccagttcagtttattgttcagatgcacacccaggtatttgtaagagtccactctctcaatatcccttccctggatgtgaatcggtgggatgacagcaggctgccgtcggCCAagatccaccaccatctccttggttttctctgtgttcatcaggaggtggttctgttggCACCAGTCCAGgttctgagtaagtcctctATAATCCGCATTGTCATCATCAATGATCAGTCCAACAATCGCAGAGTGTTGTGTCTGAATTTTAGAACTTTGGATCAGAAGCctaattctgccttattttaaatacactgagctctgcttggtTGTATTTACAGATGTTGTTAAATATCAAGTCCATCTCATgtttgtctgttcctgtctaAGACAAGTAGAACCAGCaagatgctggttttatgttgccattAACTGGATAAAGCCAATATATGTTTACAGATATTGCAGAATTTACTGGACATACTGTAGTATTCAGGGTGAAGATGAAGGTGAGGTAGATTTTCTCTCCGTCTGATACACATTCAATGTTGCCACTATGGAGGACTTTTGTCGTTTTCTTATTCATAAGGTAAAATAGACCTGATGAACCTTTCACAACTTTGTATTAGACATAAGACAGGGAACTCATAAcaaatcattttattattaggcAATTAAAAAAGACAGTATACCACATAAACataacttcctgtttgtgagcTTTTGCACAGTCCCACACAGAACTGTGAGACCTTGTGTGGTTCAACAAGGTTTAACCACCTGTAAAGCTTTGTTCACATGCACAGGAACAGGATTTTCACCTGTGTGCACCATGATGTGTCGTTTCAAACTCTTTTGTTCCTGGAAGGCTTTGCTGCAGATGTTACAGAGGTACGgtctctcacctgtgtgaatcctTAGATGAACGTCTAGATGTGTTTTTCGTCTCAATCGTTTCCCGCAGATTTTACAGgggaatggcttctcacctgtgtgactCCTCAAATGAACATCTAGATGTGGTTTTAGTCTAAATCGTTTCCCGCAGATTTTACAGgggaatggcttctcacctgtgtgaatcctTAGATGAACGTCTAGATGTGTTTTTCGTCTCAATCGTTTCCCGCAGATTTTACAGgggaatggcttctcaccttTGTGAATCCTTAGATGAGCTTCTAGATGTGGTTTTTGTCTAAATTGTTTCCCGCAGGTTTTGCAGGGGAATGGCTTCTCACCCGTGTGAATCCTCAGATGAATATCTAGATCTGTTTTCCGTCTAAATCGTTTCCCACAGGTTTTACACgggaatggcttctcacctgtgtggatcTTTAGATGAGCTTCCAGACTGGGTTTATGTCTAAATCGTTCCCCGCAggttttgcagaggaatggTTTTTCACCTGTGTGGATCCTTAGATGAGTTTGTAAATGTGGTCTTAGTCTAAATTGTTTCCCGCAGGTTTTACATGgaaatggcttctcacctgtgtggataCTCTCATGTACTTTTAACTGTGATAAATAACGGAATCTCCTACCACATGTGTTACATACCGGATGTTGCTCCGTgtgggttttcacatggttcTGTAATGCACCTTTACCCTTAAAGCTTCTATTACAAGTGGTACATATAAAAGTCTTTTTATCTGTGGGACTCTCTAACATAGCAGAGTTGTCTACATTCAGGGTGACAACAGAGCTGTGAGAGAGGAGCAGATTGTCACCATTTACTTCTGCTGCATTGTCCTTGTATGCTGAACTTATCACATTATCGATCTCCTGCTTCAGAACAAGCGTCTCTCCTTCCTCACTGCTGTGTGGTTCCTCGTGTTCCTCTTTTATTTGTGGAAAATTTGAATCATCTTCATCCTGAGTGGTTTTCTTCACGTGATGAGAAATCTGCAGGTGAGTGggaacctcctcctcttcctcacacacatctggaatCTCTGAATGGACAATAAGATACAAGAAACTGGTTATTAACTcaaatatacatatacttttctttaattactgATGAATTACTGAAGTAGTATTTACTACATATTCACTTAATCAAACATCTTACAGATCTGACACTGATATTGTTAAAACACTGAACAGCTGTGTCATCACTGTGtctgaataaagacattttccGTTCCTACAACTGTCCACAATTGGCTTCAGGCTCGTGTGAGTCTCCTTCGCTTGTTGTATGAACATTAGTCTGCTTACCTATCCTGTGTAGTTTGATCTCAGGTCTCAACACAGCGTCCAACAGTCTGCGCTGACGGTCGAGCTCTTCTTCGTACTCGACGATGGTTTGTTCAAAGGCTCCGAatatttccacagcagcagcggtcagTCGCTGGGAGATGAACTCTTTCAGATGCTGAACCGAAGACATCGTCGCTCCGTTAGTGGTGACTTTATTTGAACTTACCCGCTACACTCACCGCTCGGTGTTACACTCCGAGGATCCGGCAGGGAACGATGTACTTCCGCTTGGACGTTTGTAACGTTCCGTACATCTGCGTTGTTCTTTACGTAGCCATTACGTTTAATT contains:
- the LOC114844524 gene encoding zinc finger protein OZF-like translates to MSSVQHLKEFISQRLTAAAVEIFGAFEQTIVEYEEELDRQRRLLDAVLRPEIKLHRIEIPDVCEEEEEVPTHLQISHHVKKTTQDEDDSNFPQIKEEHEEPHSSEEGETLVLKQEIDNVISSAYKDNAAEVNGDNLLLSHSSVVTLNVDNSAMLESPTDKKTFICTTCNRSFKGKGALQNHVKTHTEQHPVCNTCGRRFRYLSQLKVHESIHTGEKPFPCKTCGKQFRLRPHLQTHLRIHTGEKPFLCKTCGERFRHKPSLEAHLKIHTGEKPFPCKTCGKRFRRKTDLDIHLRIHTGEKPFPCKTCGKQFRQKPHLEAHLRIHKGEKPFPCKICGKRLRRKTHLDVHLRIHTGEKPFPCKICGKRFRLKPHLDVHLRSHTGEKPFPCKICGKRLRRKTHLDVHLRIHTGERPYLCNICSKAFQEQKSLKRHIMVHTGENPVPVHVNKALQVVKPC